From a region of the Triticum aestivum cultivar Chinese Spring chromosome 7D, IWGSC CS RefSeq v2.1, whole genome shotgun sequence genome:
- the LOC123168770 gene encoding uncharacterized protein, translated as MELFHHGQHVRLRSRDLGTYLHADEDGQGASLHHRRASMNAAWAVHVYQPPRAQVPYLLLHSAAYGLYLAATDGPAPVGLRGFRVELRSYDHREADAVCWTAIRTGSGDDVRLQHFNLGCLRANGKYLPWNNGASIGHIDGTSTMMHWVVEPIPGRETMPPLPRSTGLTLPRAVLPSRQIVYVWTDNHGDLITSGWHTFRGRSVFRLRKELARLLNAVQVLGVGDLVLCLPTRDGRLFPLLVDLPNNRQPLHVAVVVVGTPLHAGLRYADVNAE; from the exons ATGGAGCTGTTCCACCACGGCCAGCACGTGCGGCTGCGGAGCCGCGATCTGGGCACGTACCTGCACGCCGACGAGGACGGGCAGGGCGCCTCCCTCCACCACCGCCGGGCGTCGATGAACGCGGCCTGGGCGGTGCACGTGTACCAGCCCCCCCGCGCCCAGGTGCCGTACCTGCTCCTCCACAGCGCCGCCTACGGCCTGTACCTCGCCGCCACGGACGGGCCGGCGCCGGTGGGCCTCCGCGGGTTCCGCGTCGAGCTGCGCAGCTACGACCACCGCGAGGCGGACGCGGTCTGCTGGACGGCCATCCGGACGGGGTCCGGGGACGACGTCCGGCTCCAGCACTTCAACCTCGGCTGCCTCCGCGCCAACGGCAAGTACCTCCCCTGGAACAACGGCGCCAGCATCGGCCACATCGACGGCACCAGCACGATGATGCACTGGGTCGTGGAGCCCATCCCCGGCCGGGAGACCATGCCTCCCCTTCCACGTTCCACCGGG CTTACCCTCCCCCGCGCCGTGCTGCCGTCGCGGCAGATCGTGTACGTGTGGACGGACAACCACGGGGACCTCATCACCAGCGGCTGGCACACGTTCAGGGGGAGATCCGTGTTCCGCCTGAGGAAGGAGCTGGCCAGGCTGCTCAACGCCGTCCAAGTCTTGGGCGTCGGCGACCTCGTCTTGTGCCTCCCCACACGTGATGGCCGGCTTTTCCCACTCCTCGTCGACCTGCCCAACAACCGCCAGCCCCTccacgtcgccgtcgtcgtcgtcgggacGCCTC